From a region of the Streptomyces sp. NBC_01454 genome:
- a CDS encoding NUDIX hydrolase encodes MPEGPDADGRAGRPGAEAAPDEAAEAAVRQVSRIVLLDPDDRILLLHGFEPARPAETWWFTPGGGLEGTESHEEAARRELAEETGITDAVLGPVLWKRRCAFPFDGRRWEQDEWYYLGRTDRTATHSGGQTDLERRSVSGLRWWTSEELSASHETVYPTRLAELLRTLLVDGPPSAPVLLETERV; translated from the coding sequence GTGCCTGAGGGGCCGGACGCAGACGGGCGGGCCGGCCGCCCCGGGGCGGAGGCCGCTCCGGACGAGGCGGCGGAGGCCGCGGTGCGCCAGGTCTCCCGCATCGTGCTGCTCGACCCCGACGACCGGATCCTGCTGCTCCACGGCTTCGAACCGGCCCGCCCCGCCGAGACCTGGTGGTTCACCCCCGGCGGCGGCCTGGAGGGCACGGAGAGCCACGAGGAGGCGGCCCGTCGTGAGCTCGCCGAGGAGACCGGTATCACCGACGCCGTCCTCGGTCCCGTCCTGTGGAAGCGCCGCTGTGCCTTCCCGTTCGACGGGCGCCGCTGGGAGCAGGACGAGTGGTACTACCTGGGCCGGACCGACCGGACTGCCACCCACAGCGGTGGGCAGACTGACCTGGAACGACGCAGCGTCTCGGGGCTGAGGTGGTGGACTTCGGAGGAACTGTCGGCCTCACATGAGACGGTGTACCCGACCAGACTCGCCGAGCTGCTGCGCACGCTGCTCGTCGATGGGCCCCCTAGTGCGCCGGTGCTCCTGGAGACCGAGAGGGTCTGA
- the lepB gene encoding signal peptidase I produces the protein MNTDAQLTERDPSPTPDQGPEQGSRFARCPGWVAALCRRPATLLALCLAFVLLLSAFIAQPFLIPSSSMENTLQIGDRVLVNKLAYRFGGSPARGDVVVFDGTGSFVHREQGENPVTGLLRGAGAALGLAPSAGTDYVKRVIGIGGDHVTCCDKRGRIKVNGEPVSEAYLHPGDAPSSVDFDIVVPQGRLWVMGDHRARSSDSRDHLGDPGGGTVPVGKVIGRADLITWPVGRWRTLGAPGAADRIPAAAGPRG, from the coding sequence ATGAACACCGACGCACAGCTCACGGAGCGCGATCCCTCTCCCACCCCCGACCAGGGGCCGGAGCAGGGGTCGCGCTTCGCGCGTTGTCCCGGGTGGGTCGCCGCCCTGTGCCGCCGGCCGGCCACCCTGCTCGCGCTCTGCCTGGCCTTTGTACTGCTGCTCAGCGCGTTCATCGCCCAGCCCTTTCTGATCCCGTCCTCCTCCATGGAGAACACCCTGCAGATCGGGGACCGGGTGCTGGTCAACAAGCTGGCGTACCGATTCGGCGGCTCTCCCGCACGGGGCGACGTGGTGGTGTTCGACGGCACGGGATCGTTCGTTCACAGGGAGCAGGGGGAGAATCCCGTCACGGGACTGCTGCGCGGCGCCGGTGCGGCGCTGGGGCTGGCCCCGTCCGCCGGGACCGACTACGTCAAGCGCGTGATCGGCATCGGCGGTGACCACGTGACCTGCTGCGACAAACGGGGACGGATCAAAGTGAACGGTGAGCCCGTGAGCGAGGCGTATCTCCACCCCGGGGACGCGCCGTCCTCGGTGGATTTCGACATCGTGGTGCCCCAGGGCCGGTTGTGGGTCATGGGCGACCACCGCGCCAGATCCAGCGACTCCCGCGACCACCTCGGCGACCCCGGTGGCGGGACGGTTCCGGTCGGCAAGGTCATCGGCCGCGCGGATCTGATCACCTGGCCGGTGGGCCGCTGGCGCACCCTCGGCGCACCGGGCGCCGCCGACCGGATACCCGCCGCGGCAGGCCCACGTGGGTAG
- the lepB gene encoding signal peptidase I encodes MSSTTEHRTDGRGRTLGSALSGLAVALGCVAFLGGFVWAALSYRPYTVPTDSMSPTIAAGSRVLAQKVEGSEIRRGDVVVFKDSVWGDVPMVKRVVGVGGDKVACCTKQGRLTVNGDPVEEPYLQGSGPASPVGFKAKVPAGQLFLLGDHRSDSMDSRVHLTDGDHGSVPRSAVQARVDARAWPLGSVGVMRRPAAFSAFPGGTSQPGPIEPITFAVVAGAVLILGGAAYGPIARRKARGRA; translated from the coding sequence ATGAGCAGCACAACGGAACACAGGACCGACGGCCGCGGCCGGACCCTGGGCAGTGCGCTGTCCGGTCTGGCCGTGGCCCTCGGCTGTGTGGCGTTCCTGGGCGGCTTCGTATGGGCGGCGCTGTCGTACCGCCCCTATACGGTGCCGACCGATTCGATGTCGCCGACCATCGCCGCCGGGTCGCGGGTCCTGGCCCAGAAGGTGGAGGGCTCCGAGATACGCCGCGGTGACGTCGTCGTCTTCAAGGACTCCGTGTGGGGCGACGTGCCGATGGTCAAGCGGGTGGTCGGCGTCGGCGGTGACAAGGTCGCCTGCTGCACCAAGCAGGGCCGGCTGACCGTCAACGGAGACCCCGTCGAAGAACCGTATCTGCAGGGCAGCGGCCCCGCCTCGCCCGTCGGCTTCAAGGCGAAGGTCCCCGCCGGGCAGCTGTTCCTGCTCGGCGATCACCGCAGCGACTCCATGGACTCGCGGGTCCACCTCACCGACGGCGACCACGGCTCCGTCCCCCGCAGCGCCGTCCAGGCCCGGGTCGACGCCCGCGCCTGGCCGCTCGGCAGCGTCGGCGTGATGCGGCGCCCGGCCGCCTTCTCCGCGTTCCCCGGCGGCACCTCGCAGCCCGGACCGATCGAGCCCATCACCTTCGCCGTGGTCGCCGGCGCGGTCCTCATCCTGGGCGGCGCTGCCTACGGGCCGATCGCCCGGCGCAAGGCGCGCGGGCGTGCCTGA
- the dprA gene encoding DNA-processing protein DprA: MNGVDAWGFATDRPGTAQDGPPRTPGTAAERGHAPPTTTAPHTARRATTRPWPAPDGTDRDPQRTARAALTRILEPGDETAGRWVREMGPVALWRALSGQDARPPRGASPAKTEGLRLRAARARPAADLEAVAALGGRFICPGDDEWPGQLDDLGDARPLGLWVRGTANLRLWALRSVAVVGARACTDYGAHLATTLSADLADRGWTIVSGAAYGVDGAAHRGALAATGTTIAVMASGVDYAYPRGHTELLGRIAEQGLVVAELPPGDHPTRSRFIQRNRVIAALTRGTVVVEAELRSGSLVTARRALSLGRFTMGMPGPVTSSLSAGVHQLLRDEAAVVTDADEVIELVGSIGDLAPGRPGPTLTRDLLDAVATRVLEALPAQGGADTGRLAEEAGTPREVTQGKLFELLSLGFVQRCGDHWELTRRAEVTDASRRGGA, from the coding sequence ATGAACGGAGTAGACGCATGGGGCTTCGCCACGGACCGGCCCGGCACCGCCCAGGACGGCCCGCCCCGCACACCCGGGACAGCCGCGGAGCGGGGGCACGCCCCGCCCACCACCACCGCACCCCACACCGCCCGGCGCGCGACCACCCGCCCGTGGCCCGCGCCCGACGGCACGGACCGCGATCCCCAGCGCACGGCCCGCGCAGCCCTCACCCGCATCCTCGAACCGGGCGATGAAACCGCCGGCCGCTGGGTCCGCGAGATGGGCCCGGTGGCGCTGTGGCGCGCGTTGTCAGGCCAGGACGCGCGGCCGCCCCGGGGCGCGAGCCCGGCCAAGACCGAGGGCCTGCGCCTGCGCGCCGCCCGGGCCCGCCCCGCCGCGGATCTCGAAGCCGTCGCCGCGCTCGGCGGCCGGTTCATCTGCCCGGGGGACGACGAATGGCCCGGCCAGCTCGACGACCTCGGCGACGCCCGCCCCCTCGGACTGTGGGTACGCGGCACGGCCAACCTCAGACTCTGGGCGCTGCGCTCGGTCGCCGTCGTCGGCGCCCGGGCCTGCACCGACTACGGCGCGCACCTCGCCACCACCCTCAGCGCGGACCTCGCCGACCGCGGCTGGACCATCGTCTCCGGAGCCGCCTACGGCGTCGATGGCGCCGCCCACCGCGGCGCACTGGCCGCAACCGGCACGACCATCGCCGTCATGGCCTCCGGCGTCGACTACGCCTACCCGCGCGGCCACACCGAACTCCTCGGCCGGATCGCCGAACAGGGCCTGGTGGTCGCCGAGTTACCACCCGGCGACCACCCCACCCGCAGCCGGTTCATTCAGCGCAACCGCGTCATCGCCGCGCTCACCCGGGGCACCGTCGTCGTGGAGGCCGAGCTGCGCAGCGGCTCACTGGTCACCGCCCGGCGGGCCCTGTCCCTCGGACGCTTCACGATGGGCATGCCGGGCCCGGTCACCAGCAGCCTGTCGGCCGGTGTGCATCAACTCCTGCGCGACGAGGCCGCGGTGGTCACCGACGCCGATGAGGTCATCGAGCTCGTCGGCAGCATCGGCGATCTCGCCCCCGGCCGACCGGGACCCACCCTCACCCGCGACCTCCTCGACGCCGTCGCCACCCGCGTACTGGAGGCGCTGCCCGCGCAGGGCGGCGCGGACACCGGCCGCCTGGCAGAGGAGGCCGGCACGCCCCGTGAGGTGACCCAGGGCAAGCTCTTCGAGCTCCTGTCCCTCGGATTCGTTCAAAGGTGCGGCGATCACTGGGAGTTGACGCGACGCGCCGAGGTGACCGACGCCTCCCGGCGAGGCGGTGCTTGA
- the rpsP gene encoding 30S ribosomal protein S16 yields the protein MAVKIKLKRLGKIRAPHYRIVIADSRTRRDGRAIEEIGLYHPVQNPSRIEVDSERVQYWLGVGAQPTEPVMAILKVTGDWQKFKGLPAPAPMKVAEPKADKRALFEAAAKASGDEPKGEAITPKAKKADKKADEAAAESTSESTEA from the coding sequence GTGGCAGTCAAAATCAAGCTGAAGCGTCTGGGCAAGATCCGCGCGCCTCACTACCGCATCGTCATCGCCGACTCCCGTACCCGCCGTGACGGCCGGGCCATCGAGGAGATCGGCCTGTACCACCCGGTGCAGAACCCCTCGCGCATCGAGGTCGACTCCGAGCGTGTCCAGTACTGGCTCGGTGTCGGCGCGCAGCCGACCGAGCCCGTCATGGCCATCCTCAAGGTCACCGGCGACTGGCAGAAGTTCAAGGGCCTGCCCGCCCCGGCGCCGATGAAGGTCGCCGAGCCGAAGGCCGACAAGCGCGCCCTCTTCGAGGCCGCCGCCAAGGCGTCCGGCGATGAGCCGAAGGGTGAGGCCATCACCCCGAAGGCGAAGAAGGCTGACAAGAAGGCGGACGAGGCTGCGGCCGAGTCCACCTCCGAGTCGACCGAGGCCTGA
- a CDS encoding YraN family protein, whose amino-acid sequence MSAASTGHRRRALGRYGEDLAARRLTEAGMRILDRNWRCRDGEIDIVAADGDALVVCEVKTRRAGWYEHPMAAVRPEKTARLRLLAERWLERHGGPPPGGVRIDVIGILLPARGAPVVQHARGVA is encoded by the coding sequence GTGTCAGCGGCCTCGACCGGCCACCGGCGACGCGCTCTGGGCCGCTACGGCGAAGATCTGGCCGCCCGGCGGCTCACCGAGGCCGGCATGCGGATCCTGGACCGCAACTGGCGCTGCCGCGACGGAGAGATCGACATCGTCGCCGCCGACGGAGACGCCCTGGTGGTCTGCGAGGTCAAGACCCGCCGCGCCGGCTGGTACGAACACCCCATGGCGGCCGTACGCCCCGAGAAGACCGCCCGGCTGCGGCTGCTGGCGGAACGCTGGCTGGAACGGCACGGCGGCCCGCCACCCGGCGGCGTACGGATCGATGTCATCGGCATCCTGCTGCCGGCCCGCGGCGCCCCCGTCGTCCAGCACGCACGGGGGGTGGCCTGA
- the rimM gene encoding ribosome maturation factor RimM (Essential for efficient processing of 16S rRNA), giving the protein MQLVVARIGRAHGIKGEVTVEVRTDEPELRLGPGAVFATEPSSVGPLTITAGRVHSGRLLLRFEGVADRTAAEALRNTLLIAEVDPEEVPEDPEEFYDHQLIDLDVVTRAGTAVGRISEISHLPYQDLLVVQRPDGSEVLIPFVSEIVPEIDLEEQRAVVDPPPGLLDDSQAEIASGREDS; this is encoded by the coding sequence GTGCAGTTGGTAGTGGCACGGATCGGCCGCGCCCACGGCATCAAGGGCGAGGTCACGGTAGAGGTACGGACCGACGAGCCCGAGCTGCGGCTCGGCCCCGGCGCCGTCTTCGCCACCGAACCGTCCTCCGTCGGACCGCTGACCATCACGGCCGGACGGGTGCACAGCGGCCGGCTGCTGCTGCGCTTCGAGGGCGTCGCGGACCGCACGGCCGCCGAGGCGCTGCGCAACACCCTGCTGATCGCGGAGGTCGACCCCGAGGAAGTCCCCGAGGACCCCGAGGAGTTCTACGACCACCAGTTGATCGACCTCGATGTCGTCACCCGCGCCGGCACCGCCGTCGGCCGGATCTCCGAGATCTCCCACCTGCCCTACCAGGACCTGCTGGTCGTCCAGCGGCCCGACGGCAGCGAGGTCCTGATCCCGTTCGTCTCCGAGATCGTCCCGGAGATCGACCTGGAGGAGCAGCGCGCGGTCGTCGACCCGCCGCCCGGCCTCCTCGACGACAGCCAGGCCGAGATCGCCTCCGGCCGCGAGGACAGCTGA
- a CDS encoding DUF2469 domain-containing protein has protein sequence MSAEDLEKYETEMELKLYREYRDVVGLFKFVIETERRFYLTNDYEMQVHSVQGEVFFEVSMADAWVWDMYRPARFVKQVRVLTFKDVNIEELNKSDLDLPGS, from the coding sequence ATGAGCGCCGAGGACCTCGAGAAGTACGAGACCGAGATGGAGCTGAAGCTCTACCGGGAGTACCGCGACGTCGTCGGGCTGTTCAAATTCGTGATCGAGACCGAGCGACGTTTCTACCTCACCAATGACTACGAGATGCAGGTGCACTCGGTGCAGGGAGAGGTCTTTTTCGAGGTGTCGATGGCCGACGCCTGGGTCTGGGACATGTACCGCCCGGCTCGCTTCGTCAAGCAGGTGCGGGTACTCACGTTCAAGGACGTGAACATCGAGGAGCTCAACAAGAGCGATCTGGATCTTCCGGGGAGCTGA
- the lepB gene encoding signal peptidase I, with amino-acid sequence MGSRGRPRHGSKDTAGRGRAAAPPQPDADSAYGDSGGYGAPQEPGSGPGPRAGRSANRGRAGRPATGGRAERRRLARRIKRRRQRSYLKEIPILVGVALAIALVLKTFLVQAFVIPSGSMEQTIRIGDRVLVDKLTPWFGSKPERGDVVVFKDPGGWLKGEQTKPTDDGGAFKPVKDAMTFIGLLPSANEQDLIKRVVAVGGDTVKCCDKQGKVTVNGTPLTEPYVHPGNPPSTLKFTVTVPTGRIFVMGDHRSNSADSRFHLDEPYRGTVSEDNVVGRAVVIAWPFKHWRRLEEPDTFTTVHDAPGAKASAAGVPHRVSSESLTVLPTPAELPLVMGVVGLRRLTRGRVRGVRSRCGGLGGRRAVRNRRARRAGTAR; translated from the coding sequence GTGGGTAGCCGCGGACGCCCCCGCCACGGGAGCAAGGACACCGCCGGGCGAGGGCGGGCAGCCGCCCCGCCGCAGCCGGACGCGGACAGCGCGTACGGCGACTCCGGCGGGTACGGCGCCCCCCAGGAGCCCGGCAGTGGCCCCGGGCCGCGGGCCGGACGGTCCGCGAACCGTGGGCGGGCGGGCCGGCCCGCGACCGGCGGGCGGGCCGAGCGCAGGCGCCTGGCCCGGCGCATCAAGCGCCGCCGGCAACGCTCCTACCTCAAGGAAATCCCCATCCTCGTCGGCGTGGCACTGGCCATCGCCCTCGTCCTGAAGACGTTCCTCGTCCAGGCCTTCGTCATCCCGTCCGGCTCCATGGAGCAGACGATCAGGATCGGCGACCGGGTGCTGGTCGACAAGCTCACGCCGTGGTTCGGGTCGAAGCCCGAGCGCGGCGACGTCGTCGTCTTCAAGGACCCCGGAGGCTGGCTCAAGGGCGAGCAGACCAAGCCCACCGACGACGGGGGAGCCTTCAAGCCGGTCAAGGACGCCATGACCTTCATCGGCCTGCTGCCGTCGGCCAATGAACAGGACCTGATCAAGCGGGTCGTGGCGGTCGGCGGGGACACCGTCAAATGCTGCGACAAGCAGGGCAAGGTCACCGTCAACGGCACCCCGCTGACCGAACCGTACGTTCATCCGGGGAATCCGCCCTCCACGCTGAAGTTCACGGTCACCGTCCCCACCGGCCGGATCTTCGTCATGGGCGATCACCGCTCCAACTCCGCGGATTCGCGCTTTCACCTGGACGAGCCGTACCGTGGCACGGTCTCTGAGGACAATGTGGTGGGCCGGGCCGTGGTGATCGCCTGGCCGTTCAAGCACTGGCGGCGCCTTGAAGAGCCGGACACCTTTACGACCGTGCACGACGCGCCGGGCGCCAAGGCGTCCGCAGCGGGTGTGCCGCATAGGGTGTCATCCGAGAGTTTGACCGTACTCCCGACCCCTGCGGAACTCCCGCTCGTTATGGGAGTGGTGGGCCTGCGCCGGTTGACGCGCGGGCGAGTGCGTGGAGTGAGGAGCAGATGTGGGGGACTTGGCGGTCGGCGCGCGGTCCGGAACCGAAGAGCCCGAAGAGCCGGCACGGCGCGGTGA
- a CDS encoding RNA-binding protein, with protein sequence MLEEALEHLVKGIVDNPDDVQVASRDLRRGRVLEVRVHPDDLGKVIGRNGRTARALRTVVGAIGGRGIRVDLVDVDQVR encoded by the coding sequence ATGCTCGAGGAAGCCCTCGAGCACCTCGTCAAGGGCATCGTCGACAACCCCGATGACGTGCAGGTGGCCTCGCGCGACCTGCGCCGCGGGCGCGTGCTCGAGGTCCGGGTCCACCCCGACGACCTCGGCAAGGTGATCGGCCGCAACGGCCGTACCGCCCGCGCGCTGCGGACCGTCGTGGGCGCCATCGGCGGACGGGGCATCCGCGTCGACCTCGTCGACGTGGACCAGGTCCGCTGA
- the trmD gene encoding tRNA (guanosine(37)-N1)-methyltransferase TrmD, giving the protein MRLDIVTIFPEYLEPLNVSLVGKARARGQLDVRIHDLREWAHDKHHTVDDTPYGGGPGMVMKPEPWGEALDEILASGEGEPVIVVPTPSGVPFTQQLAVELSAKPWLVFTPARYEGIDRRVIEEYGDRVDVREVSIGDYVLAGGEAPVLVMVEAVARLLPGVLGNAASHQDDSFAPGAMADLLEGPVYTKPPEWRGRGIPEVLLSGHHGKIARWRRDEAFRRTDRNRPDLIERADPAAFNKHDRAMLDALGWSAGVDGRFGRTAEDVEE; this is encoded by the coding sequence ATGCGGCTCGACATCGTCACGATCTTCCCCGAGTACCTCGAACCGCTGAACGTCTCCCTCGTGGGCAAGGCCCGCGCGCGCGGACAGCTCGATGTGCGCATCCACGACCTGCGGGAATGGGCCCACGACAAGCACCACACCGTCGACGACACCCCCTACGGCGGTGGCCCGGGGATGGTCATGAAGCCCGAGCCGTGGGGCGAGGCGCTCGACGAGATCCTCGCGTCCGGCGAGGGCGAACCGGTGATCGTCGTCCCCACCCCGAGCGGCGTCCCCTTCACCCAGCAGCTCGCCGTCGAACTCTCCGCCAAGCCCTGGCTGGTGTTCACCCCGGCCCGCTACGAAGGCATCGACCGCCGGGTCATCGAGGAGTACGGCGACCGCGTCGACGTGCGCGAGGTCTCCATCGGCGACTACGTCCTGGCCGGCGGCGAGGCACCGGTCCTGGTCATGGTCGAGGCGGTGGCCCGGCTGCTGCCCGGCGTCCTCGGCAACGCCGCCTCCCACCAGGACGACTCCTTCGCCCCCGGGGCGATGGCCGACCTCCTGGAGGGGCCCGTCTACACCAAGCCCCCCGAGTGGCGCGGCCGCGGCATCCCCGAGGTGCTGCTCAGCGGGCATCACGGCAAGATCGCCCGCTGGCGGCGGGACGAGGCGTTCCGCCGCACCGACCGCAACCGCCCCGACCTGATCGAGCGCGCCGACCCCGCCGCGTTCAACAAGCACGACCGCGCGATGCTCGACGCTCTCGGCTGGTCGGCGGGCGTCGACGGCCGATTTGGGCGGACGGCCGAGGACGTGGAAGAATAG
- the lepB gene encoding signal peptidase I → MAVGARSGTEEPEEPARRGETPQPAASSVHQTQSSSGARAQAPHAAGADESDTWGASANGEVSGSMKKAKKPRAFWKELPILIGIALLLALLIKTFLVQAFSIPSDSMQDTLQRGDRVLVDKLTPWFGSKPQRGEVVVFHDPGGWLNETPTPEPNPVQKVLSFIGLMPSAEEKDLIKRVIAVGGDTVECHGTGPVKVNGKALKEDSYIFPGATPCGDRAFGPIHVPKGRIWVMGDHRDDSLDSRYHQTLKGNGTVSEDEVVGRAFTIAWPINRWATLPVPDTFDQPGINKAMGVAPAALGLVGAAPIVIWRRRRLTGTRNPR, encoded by the coding sequence TTGGCGGTCGGCGCGCGGTCCGGAACCGAAGAGCCCGAAGAGCCGGCACGGCGCGGTGAGACCCCGCAGCCGGCGGCGAGTTCCGTGCATCAGACTCAGTCATCATCAGGAGCGCGGGCCCAGGCGCCGCATGCTGCCGGGGCGGACGAGTCGGATACGTGGGGCGCGTCGGCGAATGGCGAGGTGAGCGGCAGCATGAAGAAGGCCAAGAAGCCGCGTGCCTTCTGGAAAGAGCTGCCGATTCTCATCGGTATCGCCCTTCTCCTCGCGCTGCTGATCAAAACCTTCCTGGTGCAGGCGTTCTCGATCCCGTCCGACTCGATGCAGGACACCCTGCAGCGCGGGGACCGGGTCCTGGTCGACAAGCTGACGCCGTGGTTCGGCTCCAAGCCGCAGCGCGGCGAGGTCGTCGTCTTCCACGACCCGGGCGGCTGGCTGAACGAGACGCCGACCCCCGAGCCCAACCCGGTTCAGAAGGTCCTCAGCTTCATCGGTCTGATGCCCTCGGCCGAGGAGAAGGACCTGATCAAGCGGGTCATCGCGGTCGGCGGCGACACCGTCGAGTGCCATGGCACCGGCCCGGTCAAGGTCAACGGCAAGGCGCTCAAGGAAGACTCCTACATCTTCCCCGGGGCCACCCCGTGCGGTGACCGTGCGTTCGGCCCGATCCACGTCCCCAAGGGCCGGATCTGGGTGATGGGCGACCACCGCGACGACTCCCTCGACTCCCGCTACCACCAGACCCTCAAGGGCAACGGCACGGTCTCGGAGGACGAGGTCGTCGGCCGGGCGTTCACCATCGCCTGGCCCATCAACCGCTGGGCGACCCTGCCCGTACCGGACACCTTCGACCAGCCCGGGATCAACAAGGCAATGGGGGTCGCACCGGCCGCCCTGGGCCTGGTCGGCGCGGCGCCGATCGTGATCTGGCGTCGCCGGAGGCTGACCGGAACGCGTAACCCCAGGTAA
- the rplS gene encoding 50S ribosomal protein L19: MHLLDSVDAASKRTDVPAFRPGDTVNVHVRVIEGNRSRVQQFKGVVIRRQGAGVRETFTVRKVSFSVGVERTFPVHTPIVEKIEVVTRGDVRRAKLYFLRELRGKAAKIKEKRDN; the protein is encoded by the coding sequence ATGCACCTTCTCGACTCCGTCGACGCCGCGTCGAAGCGCACCGACGTCCCGGCCTTCCGCCCGGGTGACACCGTCAACGTCCACGTCCGCGTCATCGAGGGCAACCGCTCCCGTGTGCAGCAGTTCAAGGGCGTTGTCATCCGCCGTCAGGGCGCCGGCGTGCGCGAGACCTTCACGGTCCGCAAGGTCAGCTTCTCCGTCGGCGTCGAGCGCACCTTCCCGGTGCACACCCCGATCGTCGAGAAGATCGAGGTCGTGACCCGCGGTGACGTCCGTCGCGCCAAGCTGTACTTCCTCCGTGAGCTCCGCGGCAAGGCCGCGAAGATCAAGGAGAAGCGCGACAACTGA
- a CDS encoding YifB family Mg chelatase-like AAA ATPase, which produces MGFARTCSVALVGVEGVVVEVQADLEPGVAAFTLVGLPDKSLIESRERVRAAVVNSGAEWPQKKLTVGLSPASVPKGGSGFDLAVACAVLGAAERLDPRELTDLMMIGELGLDGRVRPVRGVLPAVLAAADAGYRQVVVPEQTAAEASLVPGISVLGVRSLRQLIGVLADEPVPHEEPLDESRPDPLLAGLAVSGTCAGAGLPSGGHTPDLADVAGQHGARRALEAAAAGRHHIFLKGPPGAGKTMLAERLPGLLPPLSPKESLEVTAVHSVAGTLPPGQPLVDRPPYCAPHHSATMASLVGGGTGLPRPGAVSLAHHGVLFMDEAAECSPRVLDALRQPLESGHIIVARAGGMMRMPARILLALAANPCPCGRHGTTGGGCECRPSSIRRYRSRLSGPLMDRVDLRIAVEPVARSELLALGRGAESTAVVAARVHAARERAAARLAGTPWNTNSEVPGHELRTRWQVHPGALAQAERDLECGLLTARGLDRVLRVAWTAADLAGRDRPTGEDVNWALELRTGVRRGALTPAGADGNETTATRPRAHGDKR; this is translated from the coding sequence ATGGGATTCGCCCGGACCTGCTCCGTCGCCCTCGTGGGTGTCGAAGGAGTCGTCGTCGAGGTCCAGGCCGACCTGGAACCGGGCGTCGCCGCCTTCACCCTCGTCGGCCTGCCCGACAAGAGCCTCATCGAATCCAGGGAACGCGTCCGCGCCGCCGTCGTGAACTCCGGCGCCGAATGGCCGCAGAAAAAGCTCACCGTCGGTCTCAGCCCGGCCTCCGTACCCAAAGGCGGCAGCGGCTTCGACCTCGCCGTGGCCTGCGCGGTCCTCGGCGCCGCCGAGCGCCTGGACCCCCGCGAACTCACCGACCTGATGATGATCGGCGAACTGGGCCTGGACGGCCGCGTCCGCCCCGTACGCGGCGTCCTGCCCGCCGTCCTGGCGGCCGCGGACGCCGGATACCGCCAGGTCGTCGTCCCCGAACAGACCGCCGCCGAAGCCTCACTCGTCCCCGGCATCTCCGTCCTCGGCGTCCGGAGCCTGCGCCAGCTCATCGGCGTCCTCGCCGACGAACCGGTACCCCACGAGGAACCCCTCGACGAAAGCCGCCCCGACCCGCTGCTCGCCGGGCTCGCCGTGTCCGGTACCTGCGCCGGAGCGGGCCTGCCGTCCGGGGGCCACACCCCCGACCTCGCGGACGTCGCAGGCCAGCACGGCGCCCGCCGCGCCCTGGAAGCAGCCGCCGCCGGACGCCACCACATCTTCCTCAAAGGCCCGCCCGGCGCCGGCAAGACCATGCTCGCCGAACGCCTCCCGGGGCTCCTCCCACCGCTGTCCCCCAAGGAATCCCTGGAGGTCACGGCCGTCCACTCGGTGGCCGGCACCCTCCCGCCGGGGCAGCCACTCGTCGACCGGCCGCCTTACTGCGCACCGCACCACTCCGCGACCATGGCCTCCCTCGTCGGCGGCGGCACCGGCCTGCCCCGCCCCGGCGCCGTCTCCCTCGCCCACCATGGCGTGCTGTTCATGGACGAGGCAGCGGAATGCAGCCCACGCGTCCTGGACGCCCTCCGCCAGCCCCTGGAATCCGGCCACATCATCGTCGCCCGCGCCGGCGGCATGATGCGCATGCCCGCCCGCATCCTCCTCGCGCTCGCCGCCAACCCCTGCCCCTGCGGACGCCACGGCACGACGGGCGGCGGCTGCGAATGCCGCCCGTCCTCCATCCGGCGCTACCGCTCACGGCTCTCCGGACCCCTGATGGACCGGGTCGACCTGCGGATCGCCGTGGAACCGGTCGCCCGCTCCGAACTGCTCGCGCTGGGCCGCGGCGCCGAATCCACCGCCGTCGTGGCCGCACGCGTACACGCCGCCCGTGAACGCGCCGCCGCCCGCCTGGCCGGCACACCCTGGAACACCAACAGCGAGGTCCCCGGCCATGAGCTGCGCACCCGCTGGCAGGTCCACCCCGGCGCCCTGGCCCAGGCCGAACGCGACCTCGAATGCGGCCTGCTCACCGCCCGCGGACTCGACCGGGTCCTGCGCGTCGCCTGGACAGCCGCCGACCTCGCCGGCCGTGACCGTCCCACCGGCGAAGACGTCAACTGGGCCCTGGAACTCCGCACCGGCGTACGCCGCGGCGCCCTGACCCCGGCAGGCGCGGACGGGAACGAGACCACCGCCACCCGGCCCCGCGCACACGGGGACAAGCGATGA